In the Onychostoma macrolepis isolate SWU-2019 chromosome 09, ASM1243209v1, whole genome shotgun sequence genome, one interval contains:
- the nup35 gene encoding nucleoporin NUP35, protein MEIQSIEPMTLGSPTSPKPGAQFLPGFLMGDLPAPVTPQPRSFGLTGGAETRSPLLAGGSPPQPVVPTPKDKSGAPPVRSIYDDLNGSGVGMSPLAARKQPFAGLHTPLSGLPGTPGTVSNLFSPAGQQRKTTLSPAQVDPFFTQGDGLSSEDQLDDTWITVFGFPPASASYILLQFAQYGNILKHVMSNTGNWMHIHYQSKLQARKALSKDGKIFGEAIMIGVKPCIDKSVMESSDKSSTSSSVFTPPVKAPGTPSHPLSTPRSVMRPLSVAYKASSSDYQVVSDQQTPKKDDSFVSKAMEYMFGW, encoded by the exons ATGGAAATCCAGA GCATTGAACCAATGACACTCGGCTCTCCAACCTCCCCCAAGCCTGGGGCTCAGTTTTTACCTGGGTTTCTGATGGGAGACCTGCCTGCTCCTGTCACACCTCAGCCCAGGTCTTTTGGGTTGACAGGTGGGGCAGAAACAAGGTCTCCTCTCCTGGCTG GTGGGTCTCCTCCACAGCCGGTGGTCCCAACGCCTAAAGACAAGAGTGGAGCCCCTCCAGTCAGGAGCATCTATGATGACCTCAACGGCTCCGGTGTGGGAATGTCACCTCTTGCTGCTCGCAAACAA ccATTTGCTGGACTACACACACCATTGTCTGGTCTACCAGGGACGCCAGGAACAG TGTCTAATTTGTTTAGCCCTGCGGGACAGCAGAGGAAAACGACACTTTCCCCAGCTCAAGTAGATCCGTTCTTCACACAAGGAGATGGTCTGTCCTCAGAAGACCAGCTAGATGACACCTGGATCACAGTTTTTGG ATTCCCTCCAGCATCTGCGTCGTACATCCTTTTACAGTTTGCACAGTATGGAAACATATTAAAACATGTG ATGTCTAATACAGGCAACTGGATGCACATTCATTATCAGTCTAAACTGCAGGCACGAAAAGCTCTCAGTAAAGATGGAAAGATATTTGGAGAAGCCATAATGATTGGCGTCAAACCTTGTATCGATAAG AGTGTAATGGAGAGTTCAGACAAGAGCAGCACTTCCAGTTCTGTGTTCACACCTCCGGTGAAGGCTCCCGGCACCCCCAGTCACCCTCTATCAACTCCCCGATCTGTCATGAGACCCCTCAGTGTTGCTTACAAAGCATCCAGCAGTGACTACCAG GTTGTATCAGATCAACAGACACCAAAAAAGGATGACAGTTTTGTATCGAAAGCAATGGAGTATATGTTTGGATGGTAA